The following proteins are co-located in the Tistrella bauzanensis genome:
- a CDS encoding nucleoside hydrolase, with translation MPVAAIPPLIIDCDPGVDDAHALFAAIGARQRLGLEAVTVVAGNVGLGFTRANALRIRDATGLDAAALPIHAGCPAPLTGGTTDAADIHGQDGLDGAGLPPSRGDVEPAHAVTFLIERLRRAAAQGRPVRLVTLGPLTNLAAALILAPDIVDGLLEVRAMVGSAARGNITSAAEFNAFVDPEALDRVAAALDVPDDVAPRLHVYGLTLTHTVCADAAEIARYAALGTVPGRAIAGMLGAYLSRHRTPPLPGMGGAPADAAPLHDPCVIGHLLAPDAVAGVDGRMTVVLRGPARGQTLASFGDGAPAAGRARDVRVRWMVDGDAAALMAALRDAVADCDPV, from the coding sequence ATGCCTGTTGCCGCCATCCCCCCGTTGATCATCGATTGCGATCCCGGCGTCGACGATGCCCATGCACTGTTCGCGGCCATCGGCGCCCGCCAGCGGCTGGGGCTGGAAGCGGTGACGGTGGTCGCGGGCAATGTCGGGCTGGGTTTCACCCGCGCCAATGCCTTGCGGATCCGCGATGCCACCGGGCTGGATGCGGCGGCGCTGCCGATCCATGCCGGCTGTCCGGCGCCCCTGACGGGCGGCACCACCGACGCTGCCGATATCCACGGGCAGGATGGCCTGGACGGCGCCGGGCTGCCGCCGTCACGCGGCGACGTGGAACCGGCGCATGCGGTGACGTTTCTGATCGAGCGGCTGCGCCGGGCGGCGGCCCAGGGCCGGCCGGTCAGGCTGGTGACCCTGGGGCCGCTGACCAATCTGGCGGCGGCGCTGATCCTGGCACCCGACATCGTCGACGGGTTGCTGGAGGTGCGGGCGATGGTCGGCAGCGCCGCGCGCGGCAACATCACGTCTGCGGCCGAATTCAATGCCTTTGTCGACCCTGAGGCGCTGGACCGGGTGGCGGCGGCGCTGGACGTGCCCGACGACGTGGCGCCGCGGCTGCATGTCTATGGCCTGACTCTCACCCACACGGTCTGCGCCGATGCGGCCGAAATCGCGCGCTATGCGGCACTCGGCACCGTGCCGGGCCGGGCGATCGCCGGCATGCTGGGCGCCTATCTGTCGCGTCATCGCACACCGCCGCTGCCGGGGATGGGTGGCGCCCCGGCCGATGCGGCACCCCTGCATGACCCGTGCGTGATCGGCCATCTTCTGGCGCCCGATGCCGTGGCTGGGGTGGACGGGCGGATGACGGTGGTGCTGCGCGGCCCCGCCCGGGGCCAGACCCTGGCGAGCTTCGGTGACGGCGCGCCGGCGGCGGGGCGGGCGCGGGACGTTCGGGTGCGCTGGATGGTGGATGGCGATGCTGCGGCACTGATGGCGGCATTGCGCGACGCTGTTGCGGATTGTGATCCGGTGTAA
- a CDS encoding methyl-accepting chemotaxis protein, protein MTDQSLDEVEAAETPVDRPPRKIGRLGRIGLGPKLFLAFAIVAILAVIASGVAWISYDRVESGFERVQEQGVRPLTAALRMARQAEVLAALAPAVAAAGSAEALDGERQAITAAIGAMRGDLAALQSAGLDGDLIGIVTEDSDTLITRLNELLEAVEQRYTLTERRETVTRDLAGARDTYLAAISPGAQRIAQDFRNRSEATAGMFELGTLQDAVHDLTARHLPALQLSIQLRGDIAAAQGIINETATITNAQHLERLRQRLAAAAYALDRDTKALDDRIAKERLLEAVARYTTAATAGDPTNVFEMRVAEVTAIEQVEQRLEAARDAGVLLAEDVDGLVFQTSGAIAEVRARTAEDLEQSRTVLLALAIASVAVSLIIALGYVGRRVIGRLKRLEGAMRAVAAGDLDAPLPKPAGDEIGRMTDALRVFRDTTAEVEATKRRAADEEARQAALRRSDMLELAATFEAEVKGVVDQLAEAVGALGGSAVELSAAAARGNERAQTVAAASEQAERNAETVSDATSQLSGAVAEIATQVQEASTIARGAVSQVERTDATVEELGKASEEISEVVRLIGEIAGQTNLLALNATIEAARAGEAGKGFAVVAGEVKTLAAETAKATGRISQRVEAIQSRTGEAVAAIRAVRDTILRLNEIAGAIAAAVEEQGSATQEIARSVSELTAGSREVSGSIADVADASRQTAEGAQQVRHAADALGAASGNLDNSMGGFLNRLRRA, encoded by the coding sequence ATGACCGATCAGTCATTGGATGAGGTTGAGGCTGCGGAGACCCCGGTCGACCGGCCGCCGCGAAAGATCGGCCGGCTGGGTCGCATCGGTCTGGGGCCGAAGCTGTTCCTGGCCTTCGCGATCGTGGCGATCCTGGCGGTGATCGCAAGCGGTGTGGCCTGGATTTCCTATGATCGGGTCGAGAGTGGCTTTGAACGGGTGCAGGAACAAGGCGTGCGGCCGCTGACAGCGGCGCTGCGCATGGCACGGCAGGCCGAGGTGCTGGCGGCGCTGGCCCCCGCCGTGGCTGCCGCCGGGTCGGCGGAAGCGCTCGACGGTGAGCGTCAGGCGATCACAGCGGCCATCGGCGCGATGCGCGGCGATCTGGCCGCCCTGCAATCGGCAGGGCTGGATGGTGACCTGATCGGCATTGTCACCGAGGATTCCGACACGCTGATCACCCGGCTGAACGAATTGCTGGAGGCGGTGGAGCAGCGCTATACCCTGACCGAGCGCCGCGAGACCGTGACCCGTGACCTGGCCGGCGCCCGCGACACCTATCTGGCGGCGATTTCACCCGGTGCGCAACGCATTGCCCAGGACTTCCGCAACCGGTCGGAGGCGACCGCCGGCATGTTCGAACTGGGCACCCTGCAGGATGCGGTGCACGACCTGACCGCCCGCCATCTGCCGGCTTTGCAGTTGAGCATTCAGCTGCGCGGCGACATCGCGGCAGCCCAGGGCATCATCAATGAGACCGCCACCATCACCAATGCCCAGCATCTTGAGCGGCTGCGCCAGCGGTTGGCGGCCGCCGCCTATGCGCTGGACCGCGACACCAAGGCGCTCGACGACCGGATCGCCAAGGAGCGGCTGTTGGAGGCCGTGGCCCGCTATACCACTGCCGCGACGGCCGGCGACCCGACCAATGTGTTCGAGATGCGGGTGGCCGAGGTGACGGCGATCGAGCAGGTGGAGCAGCGGCTGGAAGCCGCGCGTGACGCCGGCGTGCTGCTGGCCGAAGACGTCGACGGCCTGGTGTTCCAGACCTCCGGCGCCATCGCCGAGGTGCGGGCTCGCACCGCCGAGGATCTGGAACAGAGCCGGACGGTGCTGCTGGCGCTGGCCATTGCCAGTGTCGCCGTGTCGCTGATCATCGCGCTGGGCTATGTCGGGCGGCGGGTGATCGGCCGGCTGAAGCGGCTGGAAGGCGCCATGCGGGCGGTGGCGGCGGGTGATCTGGACGCACCGCTGCCGAAGCCCGCCGGCGACGAGATCGGCCGGATGACCGATGCCCTACGCGTGTTCCGCGACACCACCGCCGAGGTCGAGGCAACCAAGCGCCGGGCTGCGGACGAGGAAGCCCGCCAGGCGGCTCTGCGCCGTTCCGACATGCTGGAACTGGCCGCGACCTTCGAGGCCGAGGTGAAGGGCGTGGTCGACCAGCTTGCCGAGGCGGTCGGTGCTCTGGGTGGCAGTGCGGTCGAGCTGTCAGCGGCGGCCGCCCGCGGCAATGAACGCGCCCAGACGGTGGCTGCGGCCAGCGAGCAGGCCGAACGCAATGCCGAGACGGTGTCGGACGCGACCAGCCAGCTATCGGGCGCCGTGGCCGAGATCGCAACCCAGGTGCAGGAGGCATCGACCATCGCACGCGGTGCGGTGTCGCAGGTCGAGCGCACCGATGCGACGGTCGAGGAACTGGGCAAGGCCAGCGAGGAGATCAGCGAGGTGGTGCGGCTGATCGGCGAGATCGCCGGCCAGACCAATCTGCTGGCCCTGAATGCCACCATCGAGGCGGCCCGTGCCGGTGAGGCCGGCAAGGGCTTCGCGGTCGTGGCGGGCGAGGTGAAGACGCTGGCGGCCGAAACCGCCAAGGCGACCGGCCGGATCAGTCAGCGGGTGGAGGCGATCCAGAGCCGCACCGGCGAGGCGGTGGCGGCCATCCGGGCGGTGCGCGACACCATCCTGCGGCTGAATGAAATCGCCGGCGCGATCGCGGCGGCGGTCGAGGAGCAGGGCAGCGCCACCCAGGAGATCGCCCGCAGCGTGTCGGAACTCACCGCCGGCTCCCGCGAGGTGTCGGGCTCGATCGCCGACGTCGCCGATGCCAGCCGCCAGACGGCGGAAGGTGCCCAGCAGGTGCGCCACGCGGCCGACGCGCTGGGCGCCGCATCCGGCAATCTGGACAACTCGATGGGGGGGTTCCTCAACAGACTCCGGCGTGCATAG